From a single Pseudorasbora parva isolate DD20220531a chromosome 17, ASM2467924v1, whole genome shotgun sequence genomic region:
- the efemp1 gene encoding EGF-containing fibulin-like extracellular matrix protein 1 yields MMLGILLLITAVACAVSQEAEELVSYTQCTEGYEYDPIKEVCKDIDECALVSDACKGGMKCINHYGGYLCLPQNAQIFVSNGDEPSQPTDPVNTQTRSNHRAGDAQCSSGFTRDEQNFCQDVDECAHGTHTCSAEQTCYNTRGSYSCQCHPGYQKHGEQCVDRNECLLSHYCMHRCVNTAGSYFCECNDGYQLASNNHSCVDVNECDVAQPCQHQCFNLLGSYICQCDPGYELAPDSVSCVDTDECAFSSYMCQYVCMNSPGGYSCTCPEGYQLQRTRMCQDINECETGHECREDEMCWNYYGGHRCYPQNPCQEPYTLTAENRCSCQSAGACRGLPQSIVHKYMSLHSERSVPADIFQIQATNIFPSAHYTFRIKAGNEGGEFFLRRFSSVGAMLVLTKSLEGPLELMVDLEMITQHTLMNYRSSSLLRLTIIVGPYAF; encoded by the exons atgatgttgggaatCCTCCTGCTAATAACAGCGGTCGCCTGTGCGGTTTCTCAAGAGGCGGAAGAGCTGGTTTCATACACG CAGTGCACAGAAGGCTATGAATATGATCCCATTAAAGAGGTATGCAAAg ATATTGACGAGTGTGCACTCGTCTCTGATGCCTGTAAAGGGGGCATGAAGTGCATAAACCACTATGGCGGATACCTCTGCCTCCCTCAGAACGCTCAGATCTTTGTCAGTAATGGGGACGAGCCGTCTCAGCCCACTGACCCTGTGAACACACAGACCCGCTCAAACCACAGAGCCGGAGACGCTCAGTGTTCGTCTGGATTCACACGGGATGAGCAGAACTTCTGTCAAG atgTAGATGAATGTGCTCAtggcacacacacctgcagtGCAGAGCAGACCTGCTACAACACCAGAGGCTCCTACAGCTGCCAGTGCCATCCGGGATACCAGAAACACGGAGAGCAGTGTGTGG ATAGAAACGAGTGTCTGCTGTCACACTACTGCATGCACAGGTGTGTGAACACCGCTGGCTCTTACTTCTGCGAGTGTAATGATGGCTACCAGCTCGCCAGCAACAACCACAGCTGTGTAG ATGTGAATGAGTGTGATGTGGCTCAGCCGTGCCAGCATCAGTGTTTCAACCTGCTGGGCTCGTACATCTGCCAGTGTGATCCGGGTTATGAACTGGCCCCGGATTCAGTCTCTTGTGTGG ACACAGACGAGTGTGCGTTCTCCAGCTACATGTGCCAGTATGTGTGTATGAACAGCCCGGGTGGATATTCCTGCACCTGCCCAGAGGGATATCAGCTGCAGAGAACAAGAATGTGTCAAG ACATCAACGAGTGTGAAACGGGCCATGAGTGCAGGGAAGATGAGATGTGCTGGAACTATTATGGAGGTCATCGCTGTTACCCTCAGAACCCGTGTCAGGAGCCGTACACGCTGACAGCAGAAAA CCGGTGTTCGTGCCAGTCTGCGGGTGCGTGTCGAGGCCTGCCGCAGTCTATAGTTCACAAATACATGAGCCTCCATTCAGAGCGCAGCGTACCGGCAGACATCTTTCAGATTCAAGCCACAAACATCTTCCCCAGCGCTCACTACACCTTCAGAATCAAAGCTGGCAATGAGGGAGGAGAGTTCTTCCTTAGG CGCTTCAGCAGCGTCGGTGCGATGCTGGTCTTGACCAAATCCCTGGAGGGTCCGCTGGAGCTCATGGTGGATCTGGAGATGATCACTCAACACACACTGATGAACTATCGCTCCAGCTCTTTACTGCGGCTCACCATCATCGTGGGACCCTACGCTTTCTAA